A window of the Cicer arietinum cultivar CDC Frontier isolate Library 1 chromosome 6, Cicar.CDCFrontier_v2.0, whole genome shotgun sequence genome harbors these coding sequences:
- the LOC101501216 gene encoding uncharacterized protein, with amino-acid sequence MKSLLGDQEVFEIVQEGYEQLGANPTERQQTTFKDCKKRDCKALFYIQQSVDSNNFEMISKVSTSKEAWDILVKYYTGGEKTKKIKHQMLRRKYELLQMENNENVTDYFNRVQTITNQMKANGEVMIEVVIIEKIMRTLTQRYNHIVVAIEEAKNLDTMKLEDLQSSLKAHELRVKERDEAHTQTQTLQAQINKKSKQNGVKNKKWKSRSRWHQKQDQDEEARGSRSQQNSDNKSKKPYGKKKFEKMRIQCYSCQKYEHFADECRSKKVQRGDGEAQLAQAKSSDLDEVLLMASTSMEDDYPGLWYLDTMCSNHMIGHKDWYVSIDEKVEGEIKFADNITITTEGVDKILIQIMDGKQSFICDVLYVPNMKNNLLSLGQLLEKGYSMNMENGQMKVFDNAKRLILKAPLSKNRTFKIKIHINENQCLAAEIRREDWLWH; translated from the coding sequence ATGAAGTCGTTGTTGGGAGATCAAGAAGTGTTTGAGATTGTCCAAGAAGGTTATGAACAGCTAGGAGCGAATCCTAcagaaagacaacaaacaacTTTTAAGGATTGCAAGAAAAGAGATTGCAAGGCATTGTTTTACATCCAGCAAAGTGTGGATTCAAACAATTTTGAAATGATCTCAAAGGTATCTACATCAAAAGAGGCATGGGATATCTTGGTAAAGTATTACACGGGTGGTGAAAAAACTAAGAAGATTAAACATCAAATGCTAAGAAGAAAGTATGAGTTACTACAAATGGAGAATAATGAGAATGTGACTGACTATTTCAATCGAGTGCAGACAATCACTAATCAGATGAAAGCCAATGGAGAAGTGATGATTGAGGTGGTGATCATTGAAAAGATTATGAGGACACTAACACAAAGATACAATCACATAGTGGTGGCAATTGAAGAAGCAAAGAATCTTGATACAATGAAGTTGGAAGATCTGCAAAGCTCTCTAAAAGCTCATGAATTAAGGGTAAAAGAAAGAGATGAGGcacacacacaaacacaaacaTTGCAAGCACAAATCAACAAGAAGTCCAAACAAAATGGAGTAAaaaacaagaagtggaagagcAGGTCAAGATGGCACCAGAAACAGGATCAAGATGAGGAAGCTAGAGGTTCTAGAAGTCAGCAAAACAGTGATAATAAAAGCAAGAAACCATATGGCAAGAAGAAGTTTGAAAAAATGAGGATCCAATGTTATAGTTGTCAAAAGTATGAGCATTTTGCAGATGAATGCAGATCCAAGAAAGTACAAAGGGGTGATGGTGAAGCTCAACTGGCCCAGGCAAAAAGTTCTGACTTAGATGAAGTGTTACTGATGGCTTCTACAAGCATGGAGGATGACTATCCAGGATTGTGGTATCTTGATACAATGTGCTCAAATCACATGATTGGCCATAAAGATTGGTATGTAAGTATTGATGAGAAGGTGGAAGGGGAAATCAAATTTGCAGACAACATCACAATAACAACTGAAGGAGTTGACAAGATCTTGATTCAAATAATGGATGGCAAACAATCTTTCATATGTGATGTGTTATATGTGCCAAATATGAAGAACAATCTGTTAAGCCTTGGACAATTGCTGGAGAAAGGATACTCTATGAATATGGAGAATGGACAAATGAAAGTGTTTGATAATGCAAAGAGGCTTATCTTGAAGGCACCACTGTCCAAGAACAGAACCTTCAAGATTAAGATCCATATCAATGAAAATCAGTGTCTTGCTGCAGAAATCAGGAGGGAAGACTGGTTGTGGCACTAG